Proteins encoded by one window of Elaeis guineensis isolate ETL-2024a chromosome 12, EG11, whole genome shotgun sequence:
- the LOC105055414 gene encoding transcription factor bHLH153 isoform X3, with protein MSDGIVEAATVQPIKEEDHRQDLVQPLEHFSSNIPSSLLNNTEGETCPPFPMLNHSGHILLFDNSRIKKPSPDSCSFSSQQKHLEKPITSRITPLKVRKEKLGDRFAALQQLVSPFRKTDTASVLVDAIEYIKCLHEQLTVLCSPYVKMIYEIKKEMGGKEDLRSR; from the exons ATGAGCGATGGGATTGTAGAAGCAGCAACAGTCCAACCCATCAAAGAAGAAGACCATCGGCAGGATTTGGTGCAACCTCTTGAACATTTTTCCTCAAATATTCCGTCTTCATTGCTTAACAACACTGAAGGAGAAACATGTCCACCTTTTCCAATGCTGAATCACAGCGGCcatatattattatttgataacaGTCGAATTAAAAAGCCATCTCCTGATAGTTGTAGCTTTTCTTCTCAACAAAAGCACTTGGAAAAACCCATAACCTCTCGTATTACACCACTTAAG GTTCGAAAAGAGAAGCTTGGTGACAGATTCGCCGCGCTGCAACAGCTGGTTTCACCATTTAGGAAG ACTGACACGGCCTCCGTGTTGGTGGATGCAATTGAATACATCAAATGTCTTCATGAGCAGTTGACT GTACTATGCTCTCCATATGTGAAAATG ATCTATGAAATTAAAAAGGAGATGGGAGGAAAAGAAGACCTGAGAAGTAGATGA
- the LOC105055415 gene encoding UDP-glycosyltransferase 73C5-like, translating to MGNLHFVLIPWLAQGHMIPMVDIARLLAEHGVTVSIITTPVNAARIQSTIDRISASGRLLHFVTLRFPAAEFGLPEGCENLDSLPSRDLILNFFQATKHLRGPLLQYLRSGSSLPPSCMIIDVGHPWAQGVGRELGVPCLAFHGYSCFSLLSIHYLHHYKTHETMPSMSDSFILPGLPHRTEMTRWKLPRQFHDDVPYQEIYEEIRDAEEMADGVIVNSFDELEPGYTERIEKATGKKAWTIGPVSLQNKGRSDMAERGNKSTVDKEQCLKWLDSKKPKSVIYVSFGSMGKFSSLQLREMGAGLLASSRPFIWVIRGGQKPLEEVEKWVEERIEGRVDSRCLLIKGWAPQVMILSHPAVGGFVTHCGWNSTLEGVSAGVPMVTWPLFAEQFLNEKLIVEVLGIGVAVGVEMPMDWCKGEEGGVMVKREQLTKAVERLMDEGEEGNERRRRAKELGEKANKALEEGGSSYLSITRLIQYVAEKAMENLSV from the coding sequence ATGGGCAACCTCCACTTTGTTCTAATCCCATGGCTCGCTCAAGGCCACATGATCCCCATGGTGGACATCGCCCGCCTACTCGCCGAGCATGGCGTGACGGTCTCCATCATCACCACCCCCGTCAATGCGGCCCGCATCCAATCCACCATCGACCGCATCTCCGCCTCCGGCCGCCTCCTCCATTTCGTCACCCTCCGCTTCCCCGCCGCCGAGTTCGGCCTCCCGGAGGGCTGCGAGAACCTCGACAGCCTCCCTTCCCGTGACTTGATCCTCAACTTCTTCCAAGCAACAAAGCATCTACGAGGACCTCTTCTGCAATACCTTCGCAGCGGCTCTTCACTCCCTCCGAGCTGCATGATCATCGATGTCGGCCACCCATGGGCTCAAGGAGTCGGTCGAGAGCTCGGAGTCCCTTGCCTCGCCTTCCATGGCTACTCTTGCTTCTCcctcttgagcatccactacTTGCACCACTACAAGACCCACGAGACCATGCCCTCGATGTCGGATTCTTTCATCTTGCCAGGATTGCCTCATCGGACCGAGATGACGAGGTGGAAGCTACCGAGGCAATTCCACGACGACGTCCCATACCAGGAGATCTACGAGGAGATCAGAGATGCTGAGGAGATGGCAGACGGAGTGATCGTGAACAGCTTTGATGAGTTGGAGCCAGGATATACGGAACGCATCGAGAAGGCGACGGGGAAGAAGGCGTGGACCATCGGTCCGGTCTCGCTTCAGAACAAAGGAAGGTCGGACATGGCGGAGAGGGGGAATAAGTCAACGGTCGACAAGGAGCAGTGCTTGAAGTGGTTGGATTCGAAGAAACCCAAGTCGGTGATCTACGTTAGCTTCGGCAGCATGGGCAAATTTTCATCCTTGCAGCTGAGAGAGATGGGGGCCGGCTTGCTGGCTTCGAGCAGACCTTTCATTTGGGTGATCAGGGGGGGTCAGAAGCCATTGGAGGAGGTGGAGAAGTGGGTGGAGGAAAGGATAGAAGGGAGGGTGGATTCGAGGTGTCTTTTGATCAAGGGGTGGGCGCCGCAGGTGATGATCCTGTCGCACCCAGCGGTGGGAGGGTTCGTGACGCACTGTGGGTGGAACTCGACGCTGGAGGGAGTGTCCGCAGGTGTGCCGATGGTAACCTGGCCGCTTTTCGCCGAGCAGTTCCTTAATGAGAAGTTGATCGTGGAGGTTCTGGGGATCGGCGTGGCGGTCGGAGTCGAAATGCCGATGGACTGGTGCAAAGGGGAGGAGGGTGGAGTGATGGTGAAGAGAGAGCAGCTGACGAAGGCTGTAGAGAGGCTGATGGATGAAGGGGAGGAAGGGAatgagaggaggaggagagcgAAGGAGTTAGGGGAGAAAGCAAACAAGGCTCTGGAGGAGGGTGGGTCTTCCTATCTGAGCATCACACGCTTGATTCAGTACGTGGCAGAGAAAGCTATGGAGAATCTTAGTGTTTAG